A region of Methanomicrobium sp. W14 DNA encodes the following proteins:
- the ileS gene encoding isoleucine--tRNA ligase → MKEVASSYNATEVEKEVQDYWNSEDTYKKVKELRKDGKDYFFVDGPPYTTGNIHLGTAWNKILKDTILRYKRMQGRNVTDRAGYDMHGLPIEVRVENELGFKSKKDIETFGISKFIEKCKSFAITHKDLMSEQFKSLGIWMDFDNPYQTVKPDYIEAAWWALKKADEKKLLETGYRVVNWCPRCETAIADSEVEYWDEEDPSIYVKFPVKGKDNEYLVIWTTTPWTLPANVAVAAGKDFVYAKVEAVKEGKKERLWIADELAEDVLKKGRYSDFSVLEKKTGAELAGMEYESPLADFVPVQKTVSHKVVTASHVVLDNTGLVHTAPGHGWDDYLVGLKENLDILCPVDGTGKFTADAGEFAGLYVRDANEKVIEALGDYLLRRMKIVHRYGHCWRCKTPIINRATQQWFIAIPKIKQQMLDEIAKVKWYPEWAGSARFHDFVADARDWCISRQRYWGIPIPVWKCDKCSNYHVFGTMKELNEKAGSSITDPHRPYVDEVTYKCECGGTMRRVEDIFDVWFDSAMASWATIGFPGKTDDFERLWPADFITEGQDQTRGWFYSQLGASTIAFDRAPYKSVMMHGFSLDADGRKMSKSLGNSVSPDEVVEKVGIDVLRLYVLSSNAPWDDLKFNWDSVKTVNRAANILWNVYRFPLPYMILDSFCPETGDEGVWRGDYIRKNLSSMPDEDRWIVSRINTLCRDVTGFTDTCELHRASRAIINCILEDISRWYVQLVRARMWLEEDAVEKVQAYETMYYVMRILSGLLAPFAPHIAEKIYRNLRTENDPASIHMNDWYDGDESLCDPDLEKEMDIIRSYDESVATARQEGKRKLRWPVSEVIVLTGSDIVEKAVTRLNEMCRQRANARKVSVVKGHWDKMGVSAQPNMRAIGPEFGKEGPKIKAAIEGCNAAELKKEIENTGSASIEGHIITDKHVSFLETMPEGIFSAPMTDATVCVDVNLTDDLKAEGYAREIIRRLQEMRKQLGLNVEDSISAYVSIGDDKLTEELQSWKETIAGEARAEKFSLKDAIPDSESLVKEWTVEGIPMKMSVSKI, encoded by the coding sequence TTGAAAGAGGTTGCAAGCAGTTACAATGCCACAGAGGTGGAAAAGGAGGTCCAGGACTACTGGAACTCTGAAGACACCTACAAAAAGGTAAAAGAACTTAGAAAAGACGGAAAAGATTACTTTTTCGTGGACGGCCCCCCGTACACGACAGGAAATATCCACCTCGGAACTGCATGGAATAAAATTTTAAAGGATACAATACTGCGCTACAAGCGTATGCAGGGAAGAAACGTCACAGACCGTGCAGGTTACGATATGCACGGTCTTCCTATTGAGGTGCGCGTTGAAAACGAGCTGGGTTTTAAGTCAAAAAAGGACATTGAAACATTCGGAATCTCAAAATTCATTGAGAAATGCAAGAGTTTTGCAATAACCCACAAGGACCTCATGTCGGAGCAGTTCAAAAGCCTCGGCATATGGATGGATTTTGACAACCCTTACCAGACGGTAAAGCCTGACTATATCGAGGCCGCATGGTGGGCCCTTAAAAAAGCGGATGAAAAGAAACTTCTTGAGACAGGATACCGTGTCGTCAACTGGTGCCCGCGCTGCGAGACCGCCATTGCCGACTCAGAGGTCGAATACTGGGACGAGGAAGACCCTTCAATATATGTAAAGTTCCCGGTTAAAGGAAAGGACAACGAGTACCTCGTCATATGGACAACAACTCCGTGGACACTGCCTGCAAACGTGGCAGTTGCAGCCGGAAAGGACTTTGTCTATGCAAAAGTTGAGGCTGTAAAGGAAGGCAAAAAGGAGAGACTATGGATTGCTGACGAACTTGCAGAAGATGTCCTTAAAAAAGGAAGGTACTCGGACTTCTCAGTTCTTGAAAAGAAGACAGGTGCGGAACTTGCCGGAATGGAATATGAGTCGCCTCTCGCAGACTTCGTCCCGGTCCAGAAAACAGTCAGCCACAAGGTTGTTACCGCATCCCACGTTGTCCTTGACAACACCGGTCTCGTCCACACGGCACCGGGACACGGGTGGGACGATTACCTCGTCGGACTAAAGGAAAATCTGGATATTCTGTGCCCTGTCGACGGAACGGGAAAATTCACCGCGGATGCAGGTGAATTTGCAGGACTCTATGTAAGGGACGCAAACGAAAAGGTGATAGAGGCGCTAGGGGATTACCTTCTCCGCAGGATGAAGATTGTCCACCGCTACGGGCACTGCTGGAGGTGCAAGACTCCTATTATAAACCGTGCAACGCAGCAGTGGTTCATTGCAATACCAAAAATCAAGCAGCAGATGCTCGACGAGATTGCAAAGGTCAAATGGTACCCGGAGTGGGCAGGAAGCGCGAGGTTCCATGACTTTGTGGCAGACGCACGCGACTGGTGCATATCCCGCCAGCGCTACTGGGGTATACCGATTCCGGTATGGAAATGCGACAAGTGTTCAAATTATCACGTATTCGGCACGATGAAAGAGCTGAATGAAAAAGCGGGCTCAAGCATTACCGATCCCCACAGGCCGTACGTCGATGAAGTGACATACAAATGCGAGTGCGGCGGCACGATGAGACGCGTGGAGGATATCTTTGACGTATGGTTTGATTCCGCAATGGCCTCATGGGCTACTATAGGATTCCCCGGCAAAACAGACGATTTCGAAAGACTCTGGCCTGCTGACTTCATAACCGAAGGCCAGGACCAGACACGCGGATGGTTTTATTCCCAGCTCGGCGCATCTACAATAGCGTTTGACCGCGCCCCCTACAAAAGCGTAATGATGCACGGGTTCTCGCTTGACGCGGACGGTCGAAAGATGTCGAAATCACTCGGTAACTCCGTTTCACCTGATGAGGTAGTAGAAAAGGTAGGTATCGATGTCCTCAGGCTTTACGTCCTTTCGTCAAACGCACCATGGGATGACCTTAAATTCAACTGGGACAGCGTAAAGACGGTTAACCGTGCCGCAAACATTCTCTGGAATGTCTACCGTTTCCCCCTGCCCTACATGATACTTGACTCCTTTTGTCCTGAAACGGGAGACGAAGGGGTATGGAGAGGGGACTATATCCGCAAAAACCTTTCTTCAATGCCAGATGAGGACAGGTGGATTGTGTCCCGCATCAATACGCTGTGCCGCGATGTAACCGGGTTCACAGACACCTGCGAGCTTCACAGGGCTTCGCGTGCAATAATCAACTGCATACTTGAGGACATATCACGCTGGTATGTCCAGCTTGTGCGTGCAAGAATGTGGCTTGAAGAGGACGCTGTAGAGAAGGTACAGGCATACGAGACGATGTATTACGTCATGAGAATACTTTCGGGTCTTCTTGCACCATTTGCACCACATATTGCAGAAAAGATATACCGTAACCTCAGGACGGAAAACGACCCCGCAAGCATTCATATGAACGACTGGTATGATGGTGACGAGTCACTTTGCGACCCTGACCTTGAAAAGGAGATGGACATCATCAGGTCATACGACGAATCAGTTGCAACGGCAAGACAGGAAGGCAAAAGAAAGCTCCGCTGGCCTGTATCCGAGGTAATCGTTCTTACCGGTTCAGACATTGTTGAAAAGGCCGTGACGCGCTTAAATGAGATGTGCAGGCAGCGCGCCAATGCAAGAAAAGTGTCTGTAGTCAAAGGGCACTGGGACAAAATGGGAGTGTCTGCGCAGCCCAACATGCGTGCGATAGGGCCTGAATTCGGCAAAGAAGGTCCAAAGATAAAGGCTGCAATAGAAGGATGCAATGCTGCGGAACTTAAAAAAGAGATTGAAAATACAGGCAGCGCATCAATCGAAGGCCATATAATAACAGATAAACACGTCAGTTTCCTGGAGACTATGCCGGAAGGCATATTCAGCGCTCCTATGACTGATGCAACGGTATGTGTTGACGTAAATCTTACCGATGACCTGAAAGCCGAAGGATATGCACGCGAGATAATCAGAAGGCTTCAGGAGATGAGAAAACAGCTGGGCCTGAATGTAGAAGATTCCATATCCGCATATGTCAGCATCGGCGACGACAAACTTACGGAAGAACTTCAGTCATGGAAGGAAACCATTGCAGGAGAGGCCCGTGCGGAAAAATTCTCCCTGAAAGACGCAATCCCGGACAGCGAAAGTCTTGTAAAGGAGTGGACTGTCGAAGGCATCCCTATGAAAATGTCAGTCTCAAAGATCTGA
- a CDS encoding tRNA(His) guanylyltransferase Thg1 family protein, whose translation MQNREIFSCLSIVPPVVVRLDGRSFHGLTAGIKLEKPYDSGFNDAMCTVCEYILSKSGLDPDFAYTFSDEISLFFSVLPFNGRIEKIDSVCAAYASSAFTLLMGLDEPVSFDSRVVVLGRENICEYFSWRQKEAWRNHMNAYCQHALIAEGMTPVQAARRLKGMKSAAMHEMMHEREINLSKTPSWQRRGVVVHKETYMKTGYNPVEKTEVKAQRKRVVRDLSVPLFSEPDGEDYLYRLISNLS comes from the coding sequence ATGCAGAACCGGGAAATATTCAGTTGTCTTTCTATAGTTCCGCCTGTCGTCGTAAGACTTGATGGCAGGTCTTTTCACGGTCTTACCGCAGGGATTAAACTTGAGAAACCTTATGACAGCGGTTTTAATGATGCAATGTGCACTGTCTGCGAATATATCCTCTCAAAAAGCGGTCTTGATCCGGATTTTGCGTACACTTTTTCTGATGAGATAAGTCTCTTTTTTTCTGTTCTCCCTTTCAACGGAAGGATCGAAAAAATTGACTCCGTATGTGCGGCCTATGCGTCAAGCGCTTTCACTCTTCTTATGGGGCTTGATGAACCAGTCTCCTTTGATTCGAGAGTGGTGGTCCTTGGCCGTGAAAATATCTGCGAATATTTTTCATGGCGCCAGAAGGAAGCCTGGAGAAACCACATGAATGCCTACTGCCAGCATGCACTGATTGCCGAAGGCATGACTCCGGTACAGGCTGCACGCAGGCTCAAAGGCATGAAGTCCGCAGCGATGCATGAGATGATGCATGAGAGGGAAATCAACCTTTCAAAGACTCCTTCGTGGCAGAGGCGCGGGGTTGTTGTACATAAAGAGACATACATGAAAACAGGGTATAACCCGGTGGAAAAAACCGAGGTTAAGGCACAGAGAAAAAGGGTTGTCCGTGACCTCTCTGTGCCCCTTTTCAGCGAACCTGACGGTGAAGACTACCTTTACCGTTTAATCTCAAATCTCTCCTGA
- a CDS encoding PRC-barrel domain-containing protein yields MKTQITELFGMEVYTEKAVRVGIVDDAVLNVDTKKIDSLAVSDLNPELLQLKGFKGIKVPYRIVRSIGDVIIIRHFSNMFPSKDAE; encoded by the coding sequence ATGAAGACACAGATTACAGAGCTTTTTGGGATGGAAGTATACACGGAGAAGGCGGTCCGTGTAGGAATCGTTGATGACGCAGTGCTTAATGTGGATACGAAAAAAATAGATTCCCTTGCCGTGAGCGATCTAAACCCTGAACTCCTGCAGTTGAAAGGTTTTAAAGGTATAAAGGTCCCTTACAGGATAGTAAGGTCGATAGGTGATGTAATCATAATCAGGCATTTTTCAAATATGTTCCCCTCAAAGGATGCGGAATGA
- a CDS encoding CBS domain-containing protein: MADSLQIGTIAGIPIKLHFTFLLVIPLFAFIIGYQIEYTIIFLEEVFGIQNINTSLITGGFMPYTLGVVVTLSLFAGVLLHELSHSVVAKKNGLNVSSITLMILGGVASIDQGKSPDPKVELPMAIAGPVASFVIGAAASLAAYLSYEFIPYPAVAGLMFYVFGYLGVLNILLFLFNLIPAFPMDGGRVLRALLARRLPIYQATKISADIGRAFAVIFGIFGIFVLNPILVIIAIFIYLGAGQEAEMTKFNELLRDVKIKEAMTSPVITVEPDMRAEEIINLMYSTKHLGYPVTDRGSIVGMITLSDISKVSGIDREAMIARDIMTRDVIALTPEAMLSDAMRIMSLKNIGRIPVAGEDGTVLGIVTRTDILRFIELREIS, translated from the coding sequence ATGGCAGACTCATTACAAATCGGTACCATAGCCGGAATTCCCATAAAGCTGCACTTCACATTTCTGCTTGTAATACCGCTTTTTGCTTTTATTATAGGATATCAGATCGAATACACCATAATCTTTCTGGAAGAGGTATTCGGAATACAAAACATCAACACTTCCCTGATTACGGGAGGTTTTATGCCTTATACTCTTGGAGTTGTCGTCACACTAAGCCTCTTTGCAGGCGTTCTCCTTCATGAACTGTCCCACTCGGTCGTCGCAAAGAAAAATGGGCTTAATGTAAGCAGTATTACTCTTATGATTCTCGGTGGAGTCGCATCGATTGACCAGGGAAAAAGCCCCGACCCAAAAGTAGAGCTTCCTATGGCAATCGCAGGTCCGGTTGCAAGTTTTGTCATAGGTGCAGCAGCATCACTTGCCGCGTACCTGTCATATGAGTTTATACCGTACCCGGCCGTTGCGGGGCTTATGTTCTACGTTTTCGGCTACCTGGGCGTCTTAAACATCCTGCTTTTTCTCTTCAACCTCATTCCGGCATTTCCAATGGACGGGGGAAGAGTCCTGCGTGCCCTTCTTGCAAGAAGACTTCCGATATATCAGGCAACAAAGATTTCAGCAGACATAGGCCGTGCTTTTGCAGTTATATTCGGCATATTCGGTATCTTCGTCCTCAACCCGATTCTCGTGATAATTGCCATTTTCATATACCTGGGAGCAGGCCAGGAGGCGGAGATGACAAAATTCAACGAACTTTTAAGGGATGTAAAGATAAAGGAAGCGATGACGTCCCCTGTTATCACGGTTGAGCCTGACATGCGGGCCGAAGAGATAATAAACCTGATGTACTCTACAAAGCACCTGGGTTACCCGGTAACCGACAGGGGAAGCATTGTCGGAATGATAACACTTTCAGACATATCAAAGGTGTCAGGAATCGACCGTGAAGCAATGATTGCAAGGGACATAATGACAAGGGATGTAATCGCTCTTACCCCCGAAGCTATGCTGTCAGATGCAATGAGAATAATGTCACTGAAAAACATAGGAAGAATCCCTGTTGCCGGAGAAGACGGGACCGTCCTCGGGATAGTCACAAGGACTGACATTTTAAGGTTCATTGAGCTAAGGGAGATTTCATAG
- a CDS encoding helix-hairpin-helix domain-containing protein yields MTSEKAFILDGYVDEPACLGVSPYISPYVRYCAGACIENGFSVSYTTIDELRKNPSLLLDMEKADLFVFIAGITVPGKYLGGTPANSKDIFRIGTSLKNPVKCLGGPVLFGSSSGGGTPAEKESYSSVYDYILEGEISGALDSVLKGGKPHGVFSYPDIDRRSAAGSCVIKQHPAYPHVICELETARGCSRAACGGCSFCTEYLYGTPCYRSEKGVFGEVSALYNAGALHFRLGRQPDLLTYQASSGEEFPVPVPEKIDSLLRGIRDAAFGLKTLHIDNINPGTITRHPVESKEALESIVKWHTAGDTAAFGMESADPEVIRCNNLKAMPEDVLRAVRIVNDIGAKRDKNGVPHLLPGLNFVMGLCGETKNTYFLNESFLSSLLKSGLLVRRVNIRQVMPFEGTKAYTENTLGKFDESFKAFKETVRRDFDLPMLKKVFPQGTVLLDAVVEVSGDMSFARQLGSYPILIGVPYRLIKGSVGDFFVADWGYRSVTGFEKPFNVNKASFNTLKKLPGIGKKTAADIILKRPFNSLNEFEKVSGRHFYSDFITFD; encoded by the coding sequence ATGACATCTGAAAAGGCGTTTATCCTTGACGGATATGTGGACGAACCTGCGTGTCTCGGTGTTTCTCCTTATATCTCACCTTATGTGAGGTACTGTGCCGGTGCCTGCATCGAAAACGGTTTTTCAGTATCCTATACCACAATAGATGAACTGAGGAAAAATCCTTCCCTTCTTCTGGATATGGAAAAGGCAGACCTTTTCGTGTTCATAGCGGGAATAACTGTACCCGGAAAATATCTGGGGGGGACTCCTGCAAATTCAAAGGATATATTTAGGATTGGGACAAGCCTGAAAAATCCTGTAAAATGCCTTGGCGGCCCTGTTCTGTTCGGAAGTTCTTCGGGGGGAGGAACTCCTGCCGAAAAAGAGAGCTATTCTTCTGTATATGATTATATACTGGAAGGAGAGATTTCAGGAGCACTTGACTCGGTATTGAAAGGAGGAAAGCCTCATGGCGTTTTTTCTTATCCCGATATAGACAGGAGAAGTGCTGCCGGAAGCTGCGTAATAAAACAGCACCCTGCATATCCACATGTTATCTGTGAGCTTGAGACGGCAAGAGGCTGTTCTCGTGCCGCCTGTGGCGGGTGCTCTTTCTGCACTGAATATCTCTACGGGACGCCATGTTACAGGTCTGAGAAAGGGGTATTTGGAGAAGTGTCAGCCCTGTATAACGCAGGAGCGCTTCACTTCAGGCTCGGAAGACAGCCTGACCTTCTGACTTACCAGGCGTCCTCTGGGGAGGAGTTTCCCGTTCCTGTTCCTGAAAAGATAGACTCTCTTTTAAGGGGAATAAGAGATGCCGCTTTTGGCCTTAAGACTCTTCATATCGACAATATAAATCCCGGGACCATAACAAGGCATCCTGTGGAGTCAAAAGAGGCCCTGGAAAGTATAGTTAAGTGGCATACGGCAGGAGACACCGCGGCTTTCGGGATGGAATCGGCCGACCCTGAAGTAATCCGGTGCAACAATCTCAAGGCAATGCCTGAAGACGTGTTGCGTGCAGTACGGATTGTAAATGACATAGGAGCAAAGCGTGATAAAAACGGGGTGCCTCACCTTCTTCCGGGCCTTAACTTTGTTATGGGCCTGTGTGGCGAGACGAAGAATACTTATTTTCTGAATGAGTCCTTTTTGTCATCTCTTTTAAAGTCCGGTCTTCTTGTAAGGCGTGTCAATATAAGACAGGTTATGCCTTTTGAAGGGACGAAGGCCTATACTGAAAATACCTTGGGAAAATTTGATGAAAGTTTTAAGGCATTCAAGGAGACTGTCAGAAGAGATTTTGATCTTCCGATGCTGAAAAAAGTATTCCCACAGGGGACAGTTCTTTTGGATGCAGTTGTCGAAGTTTCGGGTGACATGTCGTTTGCCCGCCAGCTTGGCTCGTACCCGATACTTATCGGGGTTCCTTACAGACTTATAAAAGGAAGCGTCGGTGATTTCTTTGTTGCGGACTGGGGGTACAGGTCTGTTACAGGTTTTGAAAAACCGTTTAATGTCAATAAAGCATCTTTTAACACCCTGAAAAAACTTCCGGGAATCGGCAAAAAAACCGCGGCAGATATAATCCTTAAACGCCCGTTTAACTCATTAAATGAGTTTGAAAAGGTCTCAGGCAGGCATTTTTATTCAGATTTTATCACTTTTGATTAA
- a CDS encoding 6-hydroxymethylpterin diphosphokinase MptE-like protein, giving the protein MKFDEWEPHYLRILDYFGFDRESDERAAETARSLTDKDDIEFLRSACLGKKVTVCGNAPSLKKDIKKIDGVVFAADAAADFLYRAGIRPDIVSTDLDGCEETFVEMSLKGTIMVVHAHGDNIPLLKNWIPRFNGPVVLTTQSRPFDCVYNFGGFTDGDRAVFTALEMGAGEVNLAGFDLDDRSVDPVKRGKLLIARKLLSNIGYDI; this is encoded by the coding sequence ATGAAGTTTGATGAGTGGGAACCGCACTATCTGCGGATCCTTGACTATTTCGGTTTTGACAGGGAGTCTGACGAGCGTGCGGCGGAAACTGCACGCTCCCTGACTGATAAGGATGATATTGAATTTCTGAGGTCTGCCTGCCTTGGAAAAAAGGTGACAGTCTGCGGAAACGCGCCCTCGTTAAAGAAGGATATCAAAAAAATAGACGGTGTTGTCTTTGCCGCAGATGCTGCAGCGGATTTTCTGTACCGCGCCGGTATCAGACCTGATATCGTCTCAACAGACCTTGACGGGTGCGAGGAAACTTTCGTTGAGATGAGTCTTAAGGGGACGATTATGGTTGTCCACGCCCACGGCGACAACATCCCTCTTTTAAAAAACTGGATTCCAAGGTTTAATGGCCCTGTTGTACTTACGACGCAGAGCAGGCCATTTGACTGCGTATACAACTTCGGAGGCTTCACTGACGGTGACAGGGCTGTTTTTACCGCTCTTGAGATGGGTGCCGGTGAAGTGAATCTTGCAGGTTTTGACCTTGATGACAGGTCGGTAGACCCTGTAAAGCGCGGAAAGCTTTTGATAGCCCGAAAACTTCTTTCTAATATCGGATATGACATCTGA
- a CDS encoding DHH family phosphoesterase, which translates to MPESLPNGNSDRVKYMVLGCGSIGYNVVEELVRDTEHVVVVDHDEKRVEDLRDQNYEAITKDITDPALFEGLPVPEVVFVLSSDKNANLEAVRKVKDIYPSAYVIARAIDRLSLSLLEQAGADIALYPQEVFAKTAVHHIRRLHSSRLARKLYHFLSECEGVLGIVLHTNPDPDAISSAMALCALGKEASGGKLECKILYDGKIGHQENRAFVTLLDIQLQKITLETCEEMLGECNYLALVDSSSPGSNNFLSPDRNVDIIIDHHKMPDDEVRSVHFVDIRPGVGATASIMTQYLQELDISVDQKVATALLYGIRADTRDFSRNITPQDLNYAAFLLPLTDSELLDKITSPSMSIETVDALGDAIKNRKVQNGYLFTNVGYIKNRDVVPQAADLLIQLEGINTSVAYGIGDDYITISARNKDIRMHVGNVMKEAFEGVGEAGGHATMAAARIPLNSFSLVKNKEELLSLIIDPLLKRFADIVGLGKEEQNEV; encoded by the coding sequence ATGCCTGAAAGCCTGCCGAACGGGAATTCTGATAGGGTAAAATACATGGTGCTAGGGTGCGGGAGCATCGGTTACAATGTAGTGGAAGAGCTTGTGCGTGACACCGAGCACGTGGTTGTTGTTGATCATGATGAGAAAAGGGTCGAGGATTTAAGAGACCAGAATTATGAGGCAATAACCAAGGATATAACTGATCCCGCCCTTTTTGAGGGACTTCCCGTCCCTGAAGTGGTTTTTGTCCTGTCAAGCGACAAAAACGCGAATCTGGAGGCTGTAAGGAAAGTTAAGGATATATATCCTTCTGCGTATGTTATTGCACGTGCTATCGACAGGCTGAGTCTTTCGCTTCTCGAACAGGCCGGGGCCGACATCGCTCTTTATCCGCAGGAAGTTTTTGCCAAAACTGCAGTTCACCATATAAGGAGGCTTCATTCCTCAAGACTTGCGAGAAAACTGTATCATTTCCTTTCCGAGTGCGAGGGAGTTCTGGGTATTGTCCTGCACACCAATCCAGACCCTGACGCGATATCAAGCGCAATGGCTTTGTGTGCACTGGGGAAAGAGGCAAGCGGCGGGAAACTGGAATGCAAAATTCTGTATGACGGCAAAATAGGTCATCAGGAAAACCGTGCTTTCGTAACTCTTCTTGATATTCAGCTTCAGAAAATAACTCTGGAGACATGCGAGGAAATGCTTGGGGAATGCAATTATCTGGCGCTTGTTGACTCTTCTTCACCGGGTTCAAACAATTTTCTTTCTCCTGACAGGAACGTTGACATAATAATCGATCACCACAAAATGCCGGATGACGAGGTGAGGTCAGTTCACTTTGTTGATATACGCCCCGGTGTAGGTGCAACTGCAAGCATTATGACGCAGTATCTCCAGGAGCTTGATATTTCCGTTGACCAGAAGGTTGCAACAGCTCTTTTATATGGTATCCGTGCCGATACCAGGGACTTTTCAAGAAATATCACCCCGCAGGATCTGAATTACGCCGCATTTCTTTTGCCTTTAACCGACAGCGAACTTCTTGACAAAATCACCTCGCCTTCAATGTCGATTGAGACCGTGGATGCACTTGGCGACGCGATAAAGAACAGAAAGGTCCAGAACGGGTATCTTTTCACGAACGTCGGCTATATCAAAAACCGTGATGTCGTCCCGCAGGCGGCGGACCTTTTAATCCAGCTCGAGGGAATAAACACATCGGTTGCATACGGCATAGGCGATGATTATATAACCATATCCGCACGGAACAAAGATATCAGGATGCATGTCGGAAATGTCATGAAAGAGGCATTTGAGGGTGTCGGCGAGGCCGGCGGTCATGCGACTATGGCGGCGGCGCGAATACCCCTGAACTCTTTTTCCCTTGTAAAAAACAAGGAAGAACTTCTTTCTCTTATAATTGATCCCCTTTTGAAGCGTTTTGCAGACATTGTTGGTCTCGGAAAAGAAGAGCAGAATGAAGTTTGA
- a CDS encoding ABC transporter ATP-binding protein, protein MIHADSIVKDYGDFRALDGISFNLEDSGIFGIVGHNGAGKTTLLKIMAGLIAPTSGELIVGGVDAVKNPDLLKMSLGYLPEESHLYENMTVDGYLSFFGEIYGLSVSSVRAKSRKLLKDLDLDAGNKKIGELSKGMKRKVAIARSLIHDPAYLVYDEPASGLDPMTSKYISEFLVSMKSKGKKTIILSAHNLYQIEELCDKVMILQRGKEVVFGTMDELRGRFGSIYYEVEFTLDDESLLRGIIESYQKSAGVITAKVSDTDSLNSLTKVVSSGGGLIKRVESHFPSLEDILFKIG, encoded by the coding sequence ATGATTCACGCAGATTCAATAGTCAAAGACTACGGTGATTTTCGCGCCCTTGACGGCATAAGCTTTAATCTTGAAGATTCAGGGATTTTTGGAATAGTGGGTCACAACGGAGCAGGAAAGACTACTCTTTTAAAGATAATGGCAGGTCTTATCGCCCCGACGTCCGGAGAGCTTATTGTGGGTGGCGTCGATGCAGTAAAAAATCCGGATCTTCTGAAGATGTCTCTCGGGTACCTCCCGGAAGAATCGCATCTTTATGAAAATATGACCGTTGACGGTTATCTCTCCTTTTTCGGGGAAATCTATGGTCTGAGTGTATCCTCTGTGAGGGCAAAGAGCAGAAAGCTGTTAAAAGACCTTGACCTTGACGCAGGAAATAAGAAAATAGGGGAACTGTCAAAGGGGATGAAAAGAAAGGTCGCAATAGCACGGTCGCTTATACATGACCCGGCGTATCTTGTATATGATGAGCCTGCATCAGGGCTTGACCCGATGACATCAAAGTACATCAGTGAATTTCTTGTTTCAATGAAATCAAAAGGCAAAAAGACCATAATTCTGAGTGCGCATAACCTTTACCAGATAGAGGAGCTCTGTGACAAGGTTATGATCCTCCAGAGGGGAAAGGAGGTTGTATTCGGGACAATGGACGAACTGAGGGGAAGGTTCGGATCGATTTACTATGAGGTGGAGTTTACCCTGGATGACGAATCTCTTCTCCGGGGGATAATAGAAAGTTATCAGAAGTCAGCCGGAGTAATCACCGCAAAGGTTTCTGATACAGATTCCCTGAATTCGCTTACAAAAGTTGTTTCTTCAGGGGGAGGCCTGATAAAAAGGGTAGAATCACATTTTCCAAGTCTTGAGGATATACTTTTTAAGATAGGCTAA